In Geobacillus kaustophilus, a genomic segment contains:
- the gabP gene encoding GABA permease produces the protein MNHSGLQKGLKERHMAMIAIAGVIGAGLFVGSGAVIHSTGPGAVFSYALAGALVVLVMRMLGEMAAARPTSGSFAAYAHEAIGPWAGFTVGWLYWFFWVIVVAIEANAGAAIIQYWFPDVSLWLLSLVLTILMTLTNIWSVKSYGEFEYWFAFIKVASIVLFLIIGLVFIFGLAPGSDPVGLKNLTGHGGLMPHGIGSILVGIVIVIFSFFGTEIVTIAAGESAEPQEAVSKATKSVTWRILVFYIGSIAVVVTLLPWNSASVLKSPFVAVLEHVGVPAAAQIMNFIVLTAVLSCLNSGLYTTSRMLYSLAEKGEAPQQFLKLSKNGVPVRAVIASTLFAYIAVIMNYVSPDKVFLFLVNSSGAIALLVYLAIAVSQLRMRQKLERENNAALKIKMWLFPYLTYFTILVLLVILASMLFIRSMVSQLLLTLLITAVVIVCYFVFARHRLDPNYQPAASTTAKD, from the coding sequence ATGAATCATTCCGGTCTGCAAAAAGGATTGAAAGAGCGCCATATGGCTATGATTGCCATCGCTGGGGTCATCGGCGCCGGGCTGTTTGTCGGAAGCGGGGCTGTCATCCATTCAACAGGGCCCGGAGCTGTGTTTTCCTATGCCTTAGCGGGGGCCTTAGTCGTTCTCGTGATGCGGATGCTCGGGGAGATGGCCGCTGCCCGCCCAACGAGTGGATCATTTGCCGCCTACGCACATGAAGCCATCGGCCCATGGGCAGGATTTACGGTCGGATGGCTTTACTGGTTTTTCTGGGTGATTGTCGTTGCCATTGAAGCCAATGCGGGAGCAGCGATCATCCAATATTGGTTTCCTGACGTGTCGTTATGGCTACTCAGCCTTGTTCTGACCATTTTGATGACACTTACAAATATTTGGTCAGTAAAATCCTACGGGGAGTTTGAATATTGGTTCGCCTTCATCAAAGTAGCGAGCATCGTTCTTTTTCTCATTATTGGCTTAGTGTTCATTTTCGGCCTTGCCCCGGGCAGCGATCCGGTCGGCTTGAAAAATTTGACTGGCCATGGTGGATTGATGCCGCATGGGATCGGTTCCATCCTTGTCGGCATTGTTATCGTCATTTTCTCGTTCTTCGGGACAGAAATCGTGACGATTGCCGCCGGAGAATCAGCCGAACCGCAAGAAGCAGTGTCGAAGGCCACTAAATCGGTCACATGGCGGATTTTAGTGTTTTACATCGGCTCCATCGCCGTTGTCGTCACATTGCTCCCTTGGAACTCGGCGAGCGTGTTGAAAAGTCCGTTTGTCGCCGTGCTCGAACATGTCGGCGTCCCTGCGGCCGCGCAAATCATGAACTTTATCGTATTGACCGCCGTTTTGTCCTGCCTCAATTCGGGGCTGTACACGACGTCGCGTATGCTTTACTCCTTAGCTGAAAAAGGAGAAGCGCCGCAACAATTTTTGAAACTAAGCAAAAACGGCGTTCCGGTTCGAGCGGTCATCGCCAGCACGTTGTTCGCCTATATCGCCGTCATCATGAACTACGTCTCTCCAGACAAAGTGTTTCTCTTTCTCGTCAACTCTTCCGGGGCCATCGCACTGCTCGTCTATTTAGCCATTGCCGTCTCACAATTGCGCATGCGGCAAAAACTTGAGCGCGAAAACAATGCCGCCTTAAAAATCAAAATGTGGCTGTTTCCGTACTTGACTTATTTTACGATTCTCGTTTTGCTTGTCATCCTAGCCTCGATGTTGTTCATCCGCTCAATGGTTTCGCAGTTGTTGCTGACGTTGCTCATCACTGCCGTAGTCATCGTTTGCTACTTCGTCTTCGCCCGGCACCGCCTCGATCCAAACTACCAGCCGGCGGCATCCACAACAGCTAAAGATTGA
- a CDS encoding PucR family transcriptional regulator, with product MECSFPLTVADVLRRKHFENAVVVAGKKGLSRTVKWVHVVEVTKINNLLRGKELILSTGVGWREDASLFLSLLRQLIECDASGLCIELGTYTSSIPEEAVELANQHHFPLILFLEEVPFVEITHDIHTHLINQQYQRISQLESYSQELNKKLLTVHDHREILTCLHDCLGHQVAFKMQGGDVEYIPCRPRQKREASICSGNGGWPVDAVVKPISLFGAEYAELVLLPDGRDVNEFDLLILDRTATALAQHLLRNLYAEEKRRTEENEWLKGWLEGEYSDQEISSFLLDHHPSLDSRRGVVWVCKVERAHQKGNFDSTYFKLLCRSLFEQRGFFLFSVEIGRQLAFIALDWRGESTWKKRVEDGMESIMASDFVRTRLPSLSMGVGTFVNSLSAMNQSYRAALEALKIRNRLKDKAVSPFYDDLHLYRMITVLDKYSNLHETVCQYLGPIIEYDRKYNGKLLETLKVYLQCNGSKQETAKRLFIVRQTLYHRIEKLESFLGPDFMVADKRLAIELMIKAYDYLMDAGGISYGQRNAQHWAD from the coding sequence ATGGAATGCAGCTTTCCTCTTACGGTCGCTGACGTTTTAAGGAGAAAACATTTTGAAAACGCGGTCGTTGTCGCCGGAAAAAAAGGATTGTCAAGAACAGTCAAATGGGTGCATGTCGTCGAGGTGACGAAAATTAATAACTTGTTGCGCGGCAAAGAGTTGATTTTATCCACTGGAGTCGGATGGCGGGAAGATGCTTCGCTGTTTTTATCGCTGCTTCGGCAACTGATTGAGTGTGATGCCTCTGGTCTATGCATTGAGCTGGGGACATATACTTCCTCTATTCCAGAAGAGGCCGTTGAGTTGGCTAACCAGCACCATTTCCCGCTCATTCTTTTTCTTGAAGAAGTCCCGTTCGTTGAAATCACCCATGACATCCATACGCATTTGATCAACCAACAGTATCAAAGGATTTCCCAGCTTGAATCGTATTCCCAAGAGTTGAACAAAAAGCTGTTGACCGTTCATGACCATCGGGAGATTTTAACGTGTTTGCATGATTGTTTAGGCCATCAAGTGGCTTTTAAAATGCAGGGCGGGGATGTGGAGTACATTCCGTGTCGGCCGAGGCAGAAACGCGAGGCCAGCATCTGTTCGGGGAACGGCGGCTGGCCCGTAGATGCGGTCGTCAAGCCGATTTCTTTGTTCGGCGCCGAGTATGCGGAGCTGGTCCTTCTCCCTGACGGCCGCGATGTCAATGAGTTTGACCTTCTCATTTTAGACCGCACCGCGACTGCTTTGGCGCAACACTTATTGCGGAACCTTTATGCCGAGGAGAAACGGCGCACGGAAGAAAACGAGTGGCTGAAAGGATGGCTTGAAGGAGAATACTCAGACCAAGAGATTTCTTCCTTTTTGTTGGATCATCATCCCTCCCTTGACAGCCGTCGGGGAGTTGTGTGGGTTTGCAAGGTGGAAAGGGCTCATCAAAAAGGAAATTTTGATTCGACATATTTCAAGCTTTTATGCCGTTCGCTATTTGAGCAGCGCGGGTTTTTCTTGTTTTCTGTGGAAATAGGCCGGCAGCTGGCGTTTATCGCCCTTGATTGGCGGGGTGAGTCCACGTGGAAAAAGCGGGTCGAAGATGGAATGGAATCCATTATGGCGTCAGATTTTGTACGGACGCGTCTTCCCTCCTTGTCCATGGGCGTTGGAACGTTTGTCAACTCTCTTTCTGCCATGAATCAAAGTTATCGAGCCGCGCTGGAGGCGCTGAAAATTCGAAACCGGTTGAAAGATAAAGCGGTCAGTCCATTTTACGATGATTTGCATTTGTACCGGATGATCACGGTTCTAGATAAATATAGCAATCTGCACGAAACGGTCTGCCAATATTTAGGGCCGATTATCGAGTACGACAGGAAGTACAACGGGAAGCTGCTAGAAACGCTCAAGGTGTACTTGCAGTGCAACGGCTCGAAACAAGAGACAGCGAAACGGCTGTTTATCGTCCGGCAAACATTGTATCACCGCATAGAGAAGTTAGAAAGCTTCCTTGGGCCAGATTTCATGGTGGCCGATAAACGACTGGCCATTGAGCTGATGATCAAAGCGTATGACTACTTGATGGATGCGGGCGGGATTTCATACGGACAGCGGAATGCGCAGCATTGGGCCGATTGA
- a CDS encoding aspartate aminotransferase family protein yields MKTEQTHHLWLDKDDRYIWHSMKPYNPQATLIAAEAKGCWVTDAAGHQYLDAMAGLWCVNVGYGREELAEAAYEQLKTLAYFPLTQSHRPAIELGEKLNELLGDEYVIFFSNSGSEANETAFKIARQYHQQRGEHHRYKIISRYRAYHGNSMGALAATGQAQRKYKYEPLAPGFIHVPPPDVYRDPDAADDPRQLRAVKAIDDAMTWELSETVAAVIMEPIITGGGVLIPPDGYMKAVKEVCEKHGALLIVDEVICGFGRTGAAFGFQNYGVKPDIITMAKGITSAYLPLSATAVRKEIYEAFKGTDEYDYFRHVNTFGGHPASCAVALKNIEIMETERLFDRSREAGERLLSELKTNLADHRYVGDVRGKGLLVGIELVADKATKEPLDVSLVNQVIHRCKENGLIIGKNGTTVAGYNNVLTLSPPLCITDDELSFVVRVLTGALAAIR; encoded by the coding sequence ATGAAAACTGAACAAACCCACCATCTGTGGCTCGACAAAGATGACCGATATATTTGGCATTCGATGAAGCCATATAATCCACAAGCAACGCTGATTGCGGCCGAAGCGAAAGGCTGCTGGGTGACGGATGCAGCTGGCCATCAGTATTTGGATGCGATGGCCGGGCTCTGGTGCGTCAACGTCGGCTACGGGCGCGAGGAACTCGCCGAAGCGGCGTATGAGCAGCTGAAGACGCTGGCGTATTTCCCGCTCACGCAAAGCCATCGGCCGGCGATCGAGCTTGGGGAAAAGTTAAACGAGCTGCTCGGGGATGAGTATGTGATTTTCTTTTCCAACAGCGGGTCAGAGGCGAACGAAACGGCGTTTAAAATCGCCCGCCAATACCATCAGCAGCGCGGGGAGCATCATCGGTACAAAATCATTTCCCGCTACCGGGCGTACCACGGCAACTCGATGGGGGCGCTCGCCGCGACCGGGCAGGCGCAGCGGAAATACAAATACGAGCCGCTTGCGCCAGGTTTCATCCATGTGCCGCCGCCGGATGTGTACCGCGACCCGGATGCGGCGGACGATCCCCGCCAGCTGCGGGCGGTGAAAGCCATTGACGACGCCATGACGTGGGAGTTGAGCGAAACGGTCGCAGCCGTGATCATGGAGCCGATCATCACCGGAGGCGGTGTACTCATTCCTCCGGACGGGTATATGAAAGCGGTCAAAGAAGTATGTGAAAAGCACGGCGCTTTGCTTATTGTCGATGAAGTCATCTGCGGCTTCGGCCGGACGGGGGCGGCGTTCGGGTTTCAAAACTACGGCGTCAAGCCGGACATCATCACGATGGCAAAAGGCATTACGAGCGCGTATTTGCCGCTGTCGGCAACGGCGGTGCGAAAAGAGATTTATGAAGCGTTTAAAGGAACGGACGAATACGATTATTTCCGCCATGTCAATACGTTTGGCGGCCATCCGGCTTCGTGTGCGGTAGCGCTGAAAAACATCGAGATCATGGAAACGGAGCGGTTGTTTGACCGCTCGCGCGAGGCAGGGGAGCGGCTGCTTAGCGAGCTAAAAACGAACTTGGCCGACCACCGGTATGTCGGTGACGTCCGCGGCAAAGGGCTGCTTGTCGGCATTGAGCTTGTCGCTGACAAAGCGACAAAAGAGCCGCTCGATGTGTCGCTTGTCAATCAAGTGATCCATCGCTGCAAAGAAAACGGCCTCATCATCGGCAAGAACGGAACGACGGTCGCCGGGTACAACAACGTGCTCACGCTGTCGCCACCGCTTTGCATCACGGATGATGAACTTTCGTTTGTGGTTCGTGTCTTGACCGGGGCGCTAGCGGCCATTCGATAA
- a CDS encoding Uma2 family endonuclease — MGNIPDSNKIYTYADWKTWEGRWELINGKAYNMTPAPSSEHQFAVGELYFALRHFFQNKHCYVFTAPFDVFLSKNETYETPDDIVQPDIAVICNKKQIVQKGCYGAPALVVEVLSPSTALKDYNEKFYTYQHYGIAEYWIVDPANKMIHVYYLHEGTYQRHATYGQQDTLHSAQFKDLSIPLAHVFEWG; from the coding sequence ATGGGCAATATCCCTGACTCGAACAAAATTTACACTTACGCTGACTGGAAAACATGGGAAGGTCGTTGGGAACTTATAAATGGAAAAGCCTATAATATGACACCTGCTCCATCTTCGGAACATCAATTTGCAGTCGGAGAATTGTATTTTGCTTTGCGCCATTTTTTCCAAAACAAGCATTGTTATGTTTTTACGGCGCCGTTTGATGTATTCCTCAGCAAAAATGAAACGTATGAAACCCCTGATGACATTGTCCAACCCGATATTGCCGTGATTTGCAATAAAAAACAAATTGTCCAAAAAGGGTGTTACGGGGCACCTGCACTGGTTGTTGAAGTATTGTCGCCCTCAACCGCTTTAAAAGACTACAATGAGAAATTTTATACTTACCAACACTATGGCATTGCGGAATATTGGATTGTTGATCCTGCTAATAAAATGATTCATGTGTACTATTTGCACGAAGGTACATATCAACGGCATGCCACATACGGACAACAAGACACGCTGCATTCCGCCCAATTTAAAGACTTATCTATTCCATTAGCGCATGTATTTGAATGGGGTTAA
- a CDS encoding NADPH:quinone oxidoreductase family protein, whose amino-acid sequence MSTFQAFVVNKTETEFTAGVQTISMDDLPEGDVLVRVHYSSVNYKDGLASIPDGKIVKTYPFVPGIDLAGVVVSSQHPRFHEGDKVIATGYEIGVTNFGGYSEYARLHGDWLVPLPKGVTLKEAMAIGTAGFTAALSIHRLEEHGLTPERGPVLVTGATGGVGSLAVSMLVKRGYTVEASTGKTTEHDYLRALGATEVLAREDVTAERIRPLDKQRWAAAVDPVGGRTLATVLSRIRYGGAVAVSGLTGGAEVPTTVHPFILRGVSLLGIDSVYCPMDLRLRIWERLAGDLKPDLERIAQEISLTELPEALERILRGELRGRTVVRLA is encoded by the coding sequence ATGTCCACATTTCAAGCGTTTGTTGTCAACAAAACCGAAACGGAATTTACAGCCGGCGTGCAGACGATTTCCATGGATGATTTGCCGGAAGGCGATGTCCTTGTCCGCGTCCATTATTCGAGCGTGAACTACAAAGATGGGCTGGCCTCGATTCCAGACGGCAAAATCGTGAAAACGTATCCGTTTGTGCCTGGGATTGACTTGGCTGGGGTGGTTGTCTCGTCGCAACATCCACGTTTCCACGAAGGAGATAAGGTGATTGCGACCGGCTATGAAATTGGCGTCACTAACTTCGGCGGCTACAGCGAGTATGCCCGTTTGCATGGCGATTGGCTTGTGCCGCTGCCGAAAGGGGTGACGTTGAAAGAAGCGATGGCGATCGGCACGGCTGGGTTTACGGCAGCGTTGTCCATTCACCGTCTTGAGGAGCACGGGCTGACGCCGGAGCGCGGACCGGTGCTCGTCACGGGGGCAACGGGCGGCGTCGGCAGCCTAGCGGTGTCGATGCTCGTGAAGCGCGGCTACACGGTGGAAGCGAGCACAGGCAAAACGACGGAGCACGATTATTTGCGTGCCCTCGGCGCAACGGAAGTGTTGGCGCGCGAAGACGTCACGGCCGAGCGCATCCGCCCGCTTGACAAGCAGCGCTGGGCGGCGGCGGTCGATCCCGTCGGCGGCCGAACGCTGGCGACGGTGTTAAGCCGCATCCGCTATGGCGGGGCGGTAGCGGTGAGCGGACTGACCGGAGGGGCGGAAGTGCCAACAACGGTCCATCCGTTTATTTTGCGCGGCGTCAGCTTGCTAGGCATCGATTCCGTCTATTGTCCAATGGATTTGCGACTGCGCATTTGGGAACGGCTTGCTGGCGACTTAAAGCCGGATTTGGAGCGGATTGCTCAAGAGATTTCGCTCACTGAATTGCCGGAAGCACTTGAGCGCATTTTGCGCGGCGAGCTGCGCGGCCGGACGGTCGTGCGGCTGGCCTGA
- a CDS encoding LysR family transcriptional regulator produces MELRQLQYFVEVARREHVSEAADALHVAQSAISRQIANLEAELGVQLFEREGRNVKLTPIGRHFLPHAEAVLKAVEDAKQQIEEYLDPERGTIKIGFPTSLASHMMPMVISAFKTEHPNVSFHLRQGSYHYLIEAVKKREIDLAFLGPIPAREIGIKGEILFSEPFAALLPNSHPLARRDRIVLNELRHDPFVTFPTGYILHQIVIDACHQAGFSPNISSEGEDLDAIKGLVSAGIGVTLLPESALSESLLRYAAKVPIEMPQVKRNVGIIVSDHHELAPSVKVFYRFVKDFFSELERYQLG; encoded by the coding sequence ATGGAGCTGCGGCAGCTGCAATATTTCGTGGAAGTCGCCCGGCGCGAACACGTCTCCGAAGCCGCCGATGCCCTCCATGTCGCGCAGTCGGCGATCAGCCGGCAAATCGCCAACTTAGAGGCGGAGCTTGGCGTGCAGCTCTTTGAACGGGAAGGGAGGAACGTGAAGCTCACCCCCATCGGCCGCCACTTTTTGCCGCACGCCGAGGCGGTGTTAAAGGCGGTCGAGGATGCAAAGCAACAAATCGAAGAATATTTAGACCCGGAGCGCGGGACGATTAAAATCGGGTTCCCGACAAGCTTGGCGAGTCATATGATGCCGATGGTCATCTCCGCCTTTAAAACGGAACACCCGAACGTTTCGTTTCACCTTCGCCAAGGATCGTACCATTATTTGATTGAAGCGGTGAAAAAGCGGGAGATCGACCTCGCCTTTCTCGGACCGATTCCCGCACGCGAAATCGGCATCAAAGGGGAAATTTTATTTTCTGAACCGTTTGCGGCCCTCCTGCCGAACAGCCATCCGCTCGCCCGCCGCGACCGGATCGTGTTAAACGAATTGCGCCACGACCCGTTTGTCACGTTCCCAACGGGATACATTTTGCATCAAATCGTCATTGACGCTTGCCACCAAGCCGGATTTTCGCCCAACATTTCATCGGAAGGCGAAGATCTCGATGCCATTAAAGGGCTTGTCTCCGCCGGCATCGGCGTCACCCTCTTGCCGGAGAGCGCCCTGTCGGAAAGTTTGCTTCGCTACGCCGCCAAAGTGCCGATTGAAATGCCACAAGTGAAGCGAAATGTCGGCATCATCGTCTCCGACCATCACGAGCTCGCCCCGTCCGTGAAAGTGTTTTACCGGTTTGTGAAAGACTTTTTCTCCGAGCTGGAGCGGTATCAGCTCGGGTAA